One Micromonospora inyonensis DNA window includes the following coding sequences:
- a CDS encoding DUF5956 family protein — MTIEECTGPAGALGRSGLGPLRTSRLSTTGSTTTLRDAGIPDRPTGYRWFLRLPDGYSGEQVESAVIRAVGQLPADHVRPAQFAPRIREVLEDVYAGR; from the coding sequence ATGACCATCGAGGAGTGCACCGGCCCGGCCGGGGCACTCGGACGGTCCGGCCTCGGTCCCCTGAGGACCAGCAGGTTATCGACGACGGGGTCAACGACTACCCTGCGTGACGCCGGTATCCCGGATCGGCCGACCGGGTACCGGTGGTTCCTGCGGCTGCCGGACGGCTACAGCGGCGAGCAGGTCGAGTCCGCAGTCATCAGGGCGGTGGGGCAACTGCCGGCCGACCATGTGCGGCCGGCGCAGTTCGCTCCGCGGATTCGCGAGGTCCTTGAGGACGTCTACGCCGGCAGGTAG
- a CDS encoding helix-turn-helix domain-containing protein — MSQHVKAALLASKGLSKTDRGVLVAIAAHMNKAGDAWPSVATIAEYADCSERTVQRSIARLIIPRPDRLAPRRRPRHPHVPARRRRRPRVTTTGPGVTNQRAEVSDSAAEGATLAVTRSGEESLKGKGSGSAPRDEHGRLAWWQFKRSRTESQRPSYPERRGAALPPPTGTAKCQKPGHEGQPLHNCGPCRGEQNGGGVR; from the coding sequence GTGAGCCAGCACGTCAAGGCGGCCCTGCTCGCCAGCAAGGGCCTCAGCAAGACCGATCGCGGCGTCCTGGTCGCCATCGCCGCCCACATGAACAAGGCCGGCGACGCCTGGCCGTCGGTCGCCACGATCGCCGAGTACGCCGACTGCTCCGAGCGCACCGTCCAACGGTCCATCGCCCGACTCATCATCCCTCGGCCGGATCGTCTGGCGCCACGTCGCCGGCCGCGCCACCCGCACGTACCGGCTCGTCGTCGCCGCCGTCCGAGGGTGACGACCACGGGCCCGGGGGTGACAAACCAGCGCGCCGAGGTGTCAGATTCGGCCGCCGAGGGTGCCACCCTGGCTGTCACCCGAAGTGGTGAAGAGAGTTTGAAGGGGAAGGGGTCCGGGTCCGCACCTCGCGATGAGCACGGCCGCCTGGCCTGGTGGCAGTTCAAGCGATCCAGGACCGAGTCTCAGCGTCCGTCGTACCCGGAGCGGCGAGGAGCTGCGCTCCCGCCGCCCACCGGCACGGCGAAGTGCCAGAAGCCTGGTCACGAGGGGCAGCCCCTCCACAACTGCGGCCCGTGCCGCGGCGAGCAGAACGGCGGAGGCGTGCGGTGA